Proteins encoded within one genomic window of Anabaena sphaerica FACHB-251:
- a CDS encoding histidine kinase, with the protein MTNNIKEKIQADLQEAKATGQLRTENIREIVKSAVAQVAGELKEGSSELRTLVKDAVSTVIDNLQDKGSEIKEEVTASIEGALEAVNSKRHEAIVKTQTELKQIQAKLDNEEEQLQQEVDGMLAEIENTNQDKSANIKDAIASAVNAIQDSEEVGLLKKRYAQLQAQVAIIRANLAARYGGRSGEVKDYLDDAKTWYNQARPKAETVATQVEEKHSQLETKMGEAGSALAKKERQLKQSLRELLLATADLFKDKESTKQETHVK; encoded by the coding sequence ATGACTAACAACATCAAAGAAAAAATCCAAGCCGATTTACAGGAAGCCAAAGCAACTGGACAGTTAAGAACAGAGAACATTCGCGAAATTGTCAAGTCCGCAGTTGCTCAGGTTGCTGGTGAATTAAAAGAAGGTTCTAGCGAGTTACGCACATTAGTTAAAGATGCTGTTTCCACAGTAATTGACAACCTCCAAGACAAAGGTAGCGAAATCAAAGAAGAAGTAACCGCTTCTATTGAAGGTGCATTAGAAGCAGTAAATAGTAAAAGACATGAAGCTATTGTTAAAACCCAAACAGAACTAAAGCAAATCCAGGCGAAACTAGATAATGAAGAAGAACAACTTCAACAAGAAGTAGATGGAATGTTAGCAGAAATTGAAAACACCAATCAAGATAAATCAGCTAATATAAAAGATGCGATCGCATCAGCCGTTAATGCCATCCAAGATAGTGAAGAAGTCGGTTTATTAAAGAAACGCTACGCACAATTGCAAGCACAGGTAGCCATTATCCGCGCCAATTTAGCTGCACGTTATGGCGGACGTTCTGGGGAAGTCAAAGACTATTTAGACGATGCCAAAACCTGGTATAATCAAGCCCGTCCCAAAGCTGAAACAGTCGCTACACAGGTAGAAGAAAAACACTCTCAGTTAGAAACTAAAATGGGTGAAGCAGGTTCAGCATTAGCGAAAAAAGAACGCCAATTAAAGCAAAGTTTGAGAGAGTTATTATTAGCAACGGCAGACTTATTCAAAGATAAGGAATCTACTAAGCAAGAGACTCATGTTAAATAG
- a CDS encoding Z1 domain-containing protein — translation MTKIDIATDGYCINQLIQRIKNKIGDIAGEQLKQTAVEVVQNCVDVYSKTFGFGDVGADGTGLVSKSHKGKIADGTTGLIYGKVQSGKTNTTIATLALAQANNFRCFIVLTSDNTWLGKQTADRFANQLEGGPVVFNWEQWRNDPEDFANNQLLDYIEDTGVVLVSTKNVRHLDNLLKVLKSSRACSVPTLIFDDEADNASPNTNEAKQAKKGKDIVPDSAVFEKIGNIRKEVANHVYVQITATPQSLLLQNLDHPCKPVFCAALPKPGNNYIGGDLFFADDSKYCCTKVDIEELDQLKKQGGKINPGNNWDIPPGLRLALCCFFLGSIYKIQTANNPDAKYSFLAHIDHKRITHSTLEKVIRSFVTEMDKAIRGKISIAKKEQALKWLSEAYQELSSTANLPPLDDLVMQLEHKLRNAIPKVIDASNPDKEPKYNSGMNILIGGNRLGRGVTIEGLMITYYGRDAKQKMMDTVHQHARMFGYRQELLDVTRLFIPEHILEDFRAIHEADEGMRQAIGDDPHNIKIKPVWVGRKLQPTRSNVLNLADINAFIPGSHIFPRDPLWKASEISRNVEELDRLLANYESIGEKGEYHEVEVDFLIKILAYIQSRYYPGYPWKDDRVQDLLVQMKTKGISKGRLNVVRQRKTGEGLELTRQEPSRWLGVGFINNRVLSKPKREYPDVPTLLLYYSKGEKKKGWDEQPLYLPTLILPKSKFVFMFNYSDKPEEIDDSQLE, via the coding sequence ATGACTAAGATAGATATTGCAACCGATGGATATTGTATAAATCAGCTTATTCAGAGAATTAAAAATAAAATTGGCGATATAGCCGGAGAACAATTAAAACAAACTGCTGTTGAAGTAGTCCAGAATTGTGTTGATGTCTACTCAAAAACTTTCGGATTTGGTGATGTTGGTGCTGATGGTACAGGTCTTGTGAGTAAGTCTCATAAGGGAAAAATAGCTGATGGTACTACCGGCTTAATTTACGGCAAAGTTCAAAGCGGTAAAACTAATACTACCATTGCTACATTAGCACTAGCTCAAGCTAATAATTTCCGTTGTTTTATTGTTTTGACATCAGATAATACTTGGCTGGGTAAACAAACTGCTGATCGTTTTGCTAATCAACTTGAAGGTGGTCCTGTTGTTTTTAACTGGGAACAATGGAGAAATGATCCAGAAGACTTCGCTAATAATCAATTACTTGACTACATAGAAGATACTGGCGTTGTTTTAGTATCTACCAAAAATGTACGTCATTTAGATAATTTGCTGAAAGTTCTCAAATCTTCTCGTGCTTGTAGTGTACCTACTCTTATATTTGATGATGAAGCTGATAATGCTAGTCCAAATACTAACGAAGCTAAACAAGCAAAAAAAGGAAAAGATATAGTTCCAGATAGTGCAGTTTTTGAGAAAATAGGCAACATTAGGAAAGAAGTCGCTAATCATGTCTATGTACAAATTACTGCTACTCCTCAAAGCTTATTACTACAAAATTTAGATCATCCTTGCAAACCTGTTTTTTGTGCTGCTCTCCCTAAACCTGGAAATAATTACATTGGAGGAGACTTATTTTTTGCGGATGATAGTAAATACTGTTGTACAAAAGTTGATATCGAAGAACTAGATCAACTAAAAAAACAAGGTGGCAAGATAAATCCTGGGAATAATTGGGATATTCCTCCTGGTTTGAGATTAGCTCTTTGCTGTTTCTTCTTAGGTTCAATATATAAGATCCAAACTGCAAATAATCCAGATGCTAAATACTCTTTTCTGGCTCATATTGACCATAAGCGTATCACTCATAGCACTTTAGAAAAGGTTATCCGCAGTTTTGTTACAGAAATGGATAAGGCTATTAGAGGAAAAATATCTATAGCAAAAAAAGAACAGGCTTTGAAATGGCTAAGTGAAGCATATCAAGAATTAAGCAGTACAGCAAATTTACCACCATTAGATGATTTGGTAATGCAATTAGAGCATAAACTCAGAAATGCAATCCCAAAAGTTATTGATGCCAGCAATCCTGATAAAGAACCAAAATACAATTCTGGTATGAATATTCTCATTGGAGGTAATCGACTAGGACGTGGTGTAACTATTGAGGGATTAATGATTACTTATTATGGACGTGATGCCAAACAAAAGATGATGGATACAGTACATCAACACGCACGAATGTTTGGTTATCGTCAAGAATTATTAGATGTTACTCGCCTTTTTATTCCTGAACATATTTTAGAAGATTTCCGTGCAATTCATGAAGCTGATGAGGGGATGCGTCAAGCAATTGGTGACGACCCCCACAATATTAAGATTAAGCCAGTATGGGTAGGTCGAAAACTCCAACCTACCCGTTCTAATGTTTTGAATTTAGCAGACATTAACGCTTTCATACCAGGATCGCATATTTTTCCTCGTGACCCTTTGTGGAAAGCATCAGAAATTAGCAGAAATGTGGAAGAGTTAGATAGGCTATTGGCTAATTATGAGAGTATAGGTGAGAAAGGTGAGTATCACGAAGTAGAAGTTGACTTTCTTATCAAAATTCTTGCTTATATACAAAGCCGCTATTATCCTGGATACCCCTGGAAAGATGACAGAGTTCAAGACTTGCTTGTTCAAATGAAGACAAAAGGCATCTCAAAGGGAAGGCTCAATGTTGTTCGACAAAGAAAAACGGGTGAGGGACTAGAATTGACACGACAAGAGCCGTCTAGATGGCTAGGTGTTGGTTTTATCAATAATAGGGTGCTAAGTAAACCTAAAAGAGAGTATCCAGATGTTCCTACCCTTTTACTTTACTATTCAAAAGGTGAGAAGAAAAAAGGTTGGGATGAGCAACCACTTTATCTTCCAACATTAATTTTACCTAAAAGCAAGTTTGTCTTCATGTTCAATTACTCAGATAAACCTGAAGAAATAGACGATAGCCAATTAGAGTAA
- the rpsU gene encoding 30S ribosomal protein S21, producing the protein MTQVVLGENEGIESALRRFKREVSKAGIFQDMRKNRHFETPLEKEKRKAIARHKQRRQQRSRFK; encoded by the coding sequence ATGACACAAGTAGTTTTAGGGGAAAATGAAGGTATTGAATCAGCTTTGCGGAGATTTAAGCGTGAAGTTTCTAAAGCCGGAATTTTCCAAGATATGCGGAAGAATCGCCATTTTGAAACACCTTTAGAAAAAGAGAAGCGTAAAGCAATAGCTAGACACAAGCAACGTCGTCAACAACGTTCTCGCTTCAAGTAG
- a CDS encoding YdcF family protein, which yields MLKYRIKKPRLVLMALSLVSALFLAIASIASSIYFYGNNHTHIQADAAIILGAAVWGEKPSPVFRERINHAINLYKNGYVRTLIFTGGVGSGDELAEAVVGKRYAVNKGVKAADIFMETTSRTTHQNLQNASELAAAYALKKVLIVSDPLHLKRAVLMARNLGLDAQPSPTPTTRYQSLNSQLPFLMRETYFYFVYLLFKI from the coding sequence ATGTTAAAGTACCGCATTAAAAAACCAAGACTTGTTCTGATGGCACTTAGCTTGGTATCTGCACTATTTTTAGCGATCGCCTCTATAGCTAGTAGTATATATTTTTATGGTAACAATCATACTCATATTCAGGCAGATGCAGCAATTATTCTCGGTGCAGCAGTTTGGGGAGAAAAACCATCTCCTGTGTTCCGAGAACGTATTAACCACGCTATTAATCTTTATAAAAATGGTTATGTTCGCACTCTCATTTTTACTGGGGGAGTGGGTTCTGGTGATGAACTAGCAGAAGCGGTAGTTGGTAAACGTTATGCTGTCAATAAAGGTGTGAAAGCTGCTGATATTTTTATGGAAACGACATCTCGAACTACTCACCAAAATCTTCAAAATGCTTCAGAATTAGCTGCTGCTTACGCATTAAAAAAGGTGCTTATTGTTAGTGATCCACTGCATTTAAAACGTGCGGTTTTAATGGCTAGAAATTTAGGTTTAGATGCACAACCATCTCCTACACCCACTACTCGCTATCAAAGTTTAAATAGTCAGTTGCCTTTTTTGATGCGAGAAACTTATTTTTACTTTGTTTATTTATTATTTAAAATCTAA
- a CDS encoding ArnT family glycosyltransferase, which yields MFSKSPLFASIWQPIHLLSKSHYTTLLIWLLPLLLFTSGENSLMAHDEALYAWRARLMFDSGDWIAPWENAHHKTPGFYWLIAIFYKSFGVSDTTARIPSMIAGILSILVIYEIAKILLGKKLAYLSSAILSVEFLWLQYSRLSAPDVPMILLVCLAILCLLQAELYPKYRLIYGLIVGISFGLGFLMRSFMIFLPMVALLPYLIGEHRRHRHLTNSMLYLGFLVGLIPTLIWVWFNWLRYGGDSVGQLLGFVVQLGSREQHGNGILFYFWNLPLKSFPWLFFSLLGLGLVIRQPIPNYQFLLVGFPLILLTEISLFSTRFSHYSLCLYPFVAMFAAVGLDWLGKIYHQGKSTKIKAYLPRNISYAFGILGIIFVLAGIVALVANFVDIQRYAILAVISGLGCLIVPLIWIGRYHFHQKFLTARYWVGGWLIASWLSIATAGSLGLLADLNPEFRMFFQQESIAAILKNHPVAFVKSDDKNSVLINFYTPIHGQNVESISQLPTLSYAWIYTPKAGDLAKNYRVVGSVKDYQLIQVLPL from the coding sequence ATGTTTTCTAAATCACCATTATTTGCCTCAATTTGGCAGCCAATTCATTTATTATCAAAATCTCACTATACTACTTTGTTAATATGGCTACTACCTTTATTGCTTTTTACTTCTGGTGAAAATAGCCTGATGGCTCATGATGAGGCTCTTTATGCGTGGAGAGCGCGTTTGATGTTTGATTCTGGTGACTGGATAGCGCCTTGGGAAAATGCCCATCATAAAACCCCTGGTTTTTATTGGTTAATTGCTATTTTTTATAAGTCATTTGGTGTCAGTGATACTACAGCACGAATACCTAGTATGATTGCTGGAATTTTGAGCATATTAGTTATATACGAAATAGCTAAAATATTACTTGGTAAAAAATTAGCTTACCTATCGTCTGCTATTTTGAGTGTGGAATTTCTCTGGCTGCAATATAGTCGCTTGTCAGCACCTGATGTACCAATGATTTTATTGGTATGTTTAGCTATTTTGTGTTTATTACAAGCTGAATTATATCCCAAGTATAGGCTTATTTATGGTTTGATTGTCGGTATCAGTTTCGGTTTAGGCTTCTTGATGAGAAGCTTTATGATATTTTTGCCGATGGTAGCATTATTACCTTATTTAATTGGAGAACATCGCCGTCATCGTCATCTTACCAACTCGATGTTATATTTGGGGTTTTTAGTCGGTTTAATTCCTACTTTGATTTGGGTGTGGTTTAACTGGCTGCGTTATGGTGGTGATAGTGTTGGCCAGTTGTTGGGTTTTGTGGTGCAACTTGGTAGTCGGGAACAACATGGAAATGGCATACTTTTCTATTTTTGGAATCTACCTTTAAAATCTTTTCCTTGGTTATTTTTCAGCCTTTTAGGATTAGGTTTGGTAATTCGTCAACCCATACCCAACTACCAATTTTTATTAGTGGGTTTTCCGCTCATCCTATTGACAGAAATTAGTTTATTTTCTACTCGGTTTTCTCACTATAGTCTTTGTCTTTATCCCTTTGTTGCTATGTTTGCGGCTGTAGGTCTAGACTGGTTAGGAAAAATTTACCACCAAGGAAAATCGACTAAAATTAAAGCATATCTTCCCCGAAATATTAGTTATGCCTTTGGTATTTTAGGTATTATTTTTGTTCTGGCTGGTATAGTTGCTTTAGTTGCAAATTTTGTTGATATTCAAAGGTATGCAATTCTAGCTGTAATTTCGGGCTTAGGTTGTTTAATTGTGCCTTTAATTTGGATTGGACGTTATCATTTTCATCAAAAATTTCTCACTGCTCGTTACTGGGTTGGTGGTTGGTTAATTGCCAGTTGGTTGTCTATAGCTACGGCTGGTAGTTTAGGGTTATTAGCAGACTTGAATCCTGAATTTAGAATGTTTTTTCAGCAAGAATCTATTGCGGCTATTCTCAAAAATCATCCGGTAGCTTTTGTGAAATCAGATGATAAAAATTCTGTATTAATTAATTTTTATACTCCTATTCATGGTCAGAATGTAGAGTCAATTTCTCAATTACCAACTTTGAGTTATGCTTGGATTTATACGCCTAAAGCTGGTGATTTAGCTAAAAATTATCGCGTTGTTGGTAGTGTAAAAGATTATCAATTAATTCAAGTTTTACCATTGTAA
- a CDS encoding RNA recognition motif domain-containing protein: MSIYVGNLSYQVTDEDLKQAFAEYGKVKSVQLPTDRETGRPRGFAFVEMETEEQETAAIEALDGAEWMGRDLKVNKAKPREERSPRGSWGGGGRSGGGRGDRRY; the protein is encoded by the coding sequence ATGTCGATTTACGTTGGAAATTTATCCTATCAGGTGACAGACGAAGACCTGAAACAGGCTTTTGCTGAGTACGGTAAAGTTAAAAGTGTGCAGTTACCGACTGATAGGGAAACAGGCCGCCCACGTGGTTTTGCCTTTGTGGAAATGGAGACTGAAGAACAAGAAACAGCCGCCATTGAAGCCCTAGATGGTGCTGAGTGGATGGGGAGAGATTTAAAAGTGAACAAGGCTAAACCCCGTGAAGAAAGAAGTCCTCGCGGGAGTTGGGGTGGCGGTGGTCGTTCCGGTGGTGGTCGTGGAGATCGCCGTTATTAA
- a CDS encoding Uma2 family endonuclease yields the protein METLTLNIPPAVGLTDEQFYQLCIANEPWKLELSQTGELIIMPPTGGESGIRNSDINIELGLWNRQTKLGKVFDSSTEFKLPSGAYRCPDAAWVKLSRWEALTPEEKKRFPPLCPDFVIELRSETDTLEKLRTKMKEYRDNGALLGWLIDPQTPLVEIYRPGKNVEIINFDFHNPPKLSGEDILPGFILDLQIILNP from the coding sequence ATGGAAACCCTCACCTTAAACATACCTCCCGCAGTAGGTTTAACAGATGAGCAGTTTTATCAACTTTGCATTGCTAACGAACCCTGGAAATTAGAACTTAGCCAAACAGGAGAATTAATAATTATGCCCCCCACAGGTGGAGAAAGCGGAATTAGAAACTCAGATATTAACATAGAACTAGGTTTATGGAATCGTCAAACAAAATTAGGTAAAGTATTTGACTCCTCCACCGAATTTAAATTACCTAGTGGTGCTTATCGCTGTCCTGATGCAGCTTGGGTAAAATTATCAAGATGGGAAGCTTTAACCCCAGAAGAGAAAAAACGGTTTCCCCCCCTTTGTCCTGATTTTGTAATTGAACTACGTTCGGAAACTGATACTCTAGAAAAACTACGCACTAAAATGAAAGAATATAGAGATAATGGCGCACTTTTAGGTTGGTTAATTGATCCACAAACACCCCTAGTAGAAATTTATCGACCAGGAAAAAATGTAGAAATTATCAACTTTGATTTTCACAACCCACCAAAACTTTCTGGCGAAGATATTTTACCTGGCTTTATTCTCGATTTGCAGATAATTTTAAATCCATAG
- a CDS encoding VOC family protein, whose amino-acid sequence MLPSNVLAPGNLRKVHHIALNVRDMQASRHFYGHILGLHELTGEEVPATLVELVNAGKVANFVTPDGTILDLFGEPELLPPDPDPKKSFTRAYHLAFDIDPELFDQAVSVIRENNLVIAYGPLTRPTGRGVYFYDPDGFMIEIRCDPH is encoded by the coding sequence ATGCTACCCAGCAATGTCCTTGCACCAGGTAATCTGCGTAAAGTTCATCACATTGCCCTAAATGTTCGGGATATGCAAGCTTCCCGTCATTTTTACGGTCATATTTTGGGTTTACACGAACTCACAGGGGAGGAAGTACCAGCAACTTTGGTGGAACTTGTGAATGCGGGAAAAGTCGCTAATTTTGTCACCCCAGATGGAACAATATTAGACTTATTTGGGGAACCGGAATTATTACCACCAGACCCTGACCCCAAGAAGTCCTTTACTAGAGCATATCATTTGGCGTTTGATATTGATCCAGAATTATTTGATCAAGCTGTGTCCGTGATCAGAGAAAATAATCTAGTAATTGCTTATGGACCCCTTACCCGTCCTACAGGTAGAGGGGTGTACTTTTATGACCCCGATGGGTTTATGATTGAAATTCGTTGTGATCCTCATTAA
- the petJ gene encoding cytochrome c6 PetJ, with amino-acid sequence MKKLMTLILFTFCLWIINFTLAANALDTQNGAEIFSVHCAGCHINGGNIIRRGKNLKKNALKKYGMDSLESITNIVTNGKNNMSAYKERLTTEEIQNVAAYVLEQAEKNWK; translated from the coding sequence ATGAAAAAACTAATGACTTTGATATTATTCACTTTTTGCTTGTGGATAATCAATTTTACCTTAGCTGCTAACGCTTTAGATACCCAAAATGGGGCAGAGATTTTTAGCGTTCATTGTGCTGGATGTCATATCAATGGTGGTAACATTATTAGAAGGGGAAAGAATTTAAAAAAGAATGCACTGAAAAAATATGGTATGGATTCTCTAGAGTCGATTACAAACATCGTCACCAATGGTAAAAATAATATGTCGGCATACAAAGAAAGATTGACAACTGAAGAAATTCAAAATGTGGCAGCTTATGTTTTGGAACAAGCTGAAAAAAACTGGAAATAA
- a CDS encoding DUF4385 domain-containing protein: protein MAFDYSLDFKSIDFRKNPELYQVGKGEQGVLLVEPYKSEILPYWRFKTPDIARESSEKIYSMFLDYLQQDDFVGADMARKFLQMGYTRSRRYANHKSGRKYNPHSTSSDNKKEILPYDTDPVKAESAAIFKAKWIEAKNNDKYRQMLANHKPK from the coding sequence ATGGCTTTTGATTATTCTTTAGATTTTAAGTCCATAGACTTTCGTAAAAATCCAGAACTTTATCAGGTAGGTAAAGGCGAACAGGGAGTATTGTTGGTTGAACCTTATAAATCAGAAATTCTGCCTTATTGGCGCTTTAAAACTCCTGATATCGCCAGAGAATCTAGTGAAAAAATTTATAGTATGTTTCTAGATTATCTGCAACAGGACGATTTTGTGGGAGCAGATATGGCGAGGAAATTCTTGCAAATGGGATATACCCGCTCCCGTCGCTATGCTAATCATAAAAGCGGCAGAAAATATAATCCTCATAGCACATCATCAGATAATAAAAAAGAGATATTGCCTTATGATACAGATCCAGTTAAGGCTGAATCAGCGGCAATATTTAAAGCTAAATGGATAGAAGCAAAAAATAATGATAAATATCGTCAAATGTTAGCCAATCATAAACCTAAGTAG
- a CDS encoding class I SAM-dependent methyltransferase, with protein sequence MLLRPNQRLKLDDTDDKLFYDYPRFVTHVDEGFIQQLTDLYRQRLQPNTRIFDMMSSWVSHLPEEIEFDHVEGHGLNAEELARNPRLNHYFVQNINEQPQLPLPDQNFDAVVNCVSVQYIQYPEAVFSEIHRILKPGGVAIMSFSNRMFYQKAIQVWRDASETSRVELVKHYFASVPGFTTPEVIVNQSTAPNFLQWLGLPSGDPFYAVIAYRLKS encoded by the coding sequence ATGCTGTTGCGACCAAATCAACGTCTCAAGTTAGATGACACAGATGACAAGTTGTTTTATGACTACCCACGCTTTGTCACTCATGTTGATGAAGGCTTCATTCAACAATTAACAGATTTATATCGTCAGCGACTCCAACCCAACACGCGCATTTTTGATATGATGAGTAGTTGGGTCTCTCATCTACCAGAAGAAATAGAGTTTGACCATGTTGAGGGACATGGACTCAATGCTGAGGAACTAGCACGTAATCCTCGATTGAACCATTATTTTGTACAGAATATCAATGAACAGCCTCAGCTACCCCTGCCAGATCAAAATTTTGATGCTGTTGTCAACTGTGTTTCTGTCCAGTACATCCAATATCCAGAGGCTGTATTTTCCGAAATTCACCGCATTCTTAAACCTGGTGGTGTGGCTATTATGAGCTTTTCTAACCGGATGTTTTATCAAAAGGCGATTCAGGTCTGGAGAGATGCCTCAGAAACGTCTAGAGTCGAGTTAGTTAAGCATTACTTTGCCTCAGTACCGGGATTTACCACTCCTGAAGTGATTGTTAATCAATCAACAGCCCCGAATTTCTTGCAGTGGTTGGGTTTACCTAGCGGAGATCCTTTCTATGCGGTGATAGCTTATCGCCTTAAATCATAA
- a CDS encoding aldo/keto reductase, which translates to MTLPQESYLQFTPDLKICRILNGMWQVSGGHGRINPKTAIESMFQYVDAGFTTWDLADHYGPAEDLIGEFRRQLIATGGEEAVNNIQAFTKWVPRPGKMTKKLVEDNIDISLRRMDVKSLDLMQFHWWEYRDSNYLDALKYMAELQDEGKIKHLALTNFDTEHLQIITEAGIKLVSNQVQFSLVDRRPQVNMVKFCQEHDIKLFTYGSVCGGLLSEKYLGKPEPRGFDLNTTSLKKYKNMIDNWGGWTLFQILLSTLKQIADKHQVSIANVAVNYILNQPAVGGVIVGARLGIAEHLEDNARVFGFSLDGEDIEKIDAVSQQSRDLYQLIGDCGDEYRR; encoded by the coding sequence ATGACTTTACCTCAAGAAAGCTATTTACAATTTACTCCTGATTTAAAAATTTGCCGAATTTTAAATGGAATGTGGCAAGTTTCCGGTGGACATGGACGCATTAATCCTAAAACTGCGATTGAGTCCATGTTTCAATATGTGGATGCTGGTTTTACGACTTGGGATTTAGCAGACCATTATGGACCAGCAGAAGATTTAATTGGTGAATTTCGTCGTCAATTAATTGCGACTGGTGGAGAAGAAGCAGTTAATAATATTCAAGCTTTTACAAAATGGGTTCCTCGTCCGGGAAAGATGACGAAAAAACTGGTTGAGGATAATATTGATATTTCTTTGAGAAGAATGGATGTTAAATCATTAGATTTAATGCAGTTCCATTGGTGGGAATATCGAGACTCTAATTATTTAGATGCTCTCAAATATATGGCAGAATTGCAAGATGAAGGAAAAATAAAACATTTAGCTTTAACTAATTTTGATACTGAACATTTGCAAATTATCACCGAAGCAGGAATCAAACTTGTTTCTAACCAAGTGCAGTTTTCATTGGTTGACAGAAGACCACAAGTAAACATGGTTAAATTCTGTCAGGAACATGACATTAAATTGTTTACCTATGGTAGTGTGTGCGGTGGTTTGTTATCAGAAAAATATTTAGGTAAACCAGAACCACGGGGTTTTGATTTAAATACCACCAGTTTGAAGAAATACAAAAATATGATTGATAACTGGGGTGGTTGGACATTATTTCAAATCTTACTTTCTACCCTGAAACAAATAGCTGATAAGCATCAAGTGAGTATTGCTAATGTGGCTGTGAATTACATTTTAAATCAGCCAGCGGTAGGGGGTGTAATTGTGGGTGCAAGGTTAGGAATTGCGGAACATCTAGAAGATAATGCGCGGGTGTTTGGGTTTAGTTTGGATGGTGAGGATATTGAAAAAATAGATGCGGTTTCGCAACAGTCACGGGATTTGTATCAGTTAATTGGTGATTGTGGGGATGAGTATCGACGTTAA
- a CDS encoding 3'(2'),5'-bisphosphate nucleotidase CysQ family protein, with amino-acid sequence MKDLQEILKITREVGWGAAKLLRSYYHGTAQNPNLDVQYKQNEPVTVADVAVSEYILSQLQAAFGNEEFGYISEETYKSQQGKNSAELVWIIDPLDGTRDFIDKTGEYAIHIALVQDTRPILAVVAIPEAEKIYYATKGGGTFVETVDGSRPLKMAADKPMEDLTLVVSRSHRNERLEYLLKNLPCQKQKAIGSVGCKVTAIVEQQADIYISLSGKSAPKDWDMAAPELILTEAGGKFTHFDGKPLEYNTGDINQWGGLLASSSQDHEILCQKAEQTLAEFVAK; translated from the coding sequence ATGAAAGATTTACAAGAAATACTAAAAATTACTCGTGAAGTAGGTTGGGGTGCAGCTAAGTTACTGCGTTCTTATTATCACGGAACTGCCCAAAACCCTAACCTAGACGTACAGTATAAGCAGAATGAGCCTGTTACTGTTGCCGATGTCGCTGTTAGTGAATATATCCTATCCCAGCTACAGGCAGCTTTCGGTAATGAAGAATTTGGTTATATCAGCGAAGAAACCTATAAATCTCAACAGGGTAAAAATTCTGCTGAGTTGGTTTGGATCATTGATCCGTTGGATGGTACAAGAGATTTTATTGATAAAACTGGGGAATATGCAATTCACATTGCTTTAGTCCAAGATACAAGACCGATTTTAGCAGTAGTGGCAATACCAGAAGCTGAAAAGATATATTATGCTACCAAAGGCGGTGGGACTTTTGTGGAAACCGTTGATGGTTCTCGTCCCTTGAAAATGGCTGCTGATAAACCTATGGAAGATTTAACCTTGGTTGTCAGTCGTTCTCATCGTAATGAAAGGTTAGAATATTTACTCAAAAATCTACCCTGTCAAAAACAAAAAGCGATTGGAAGTGTAGGTTGTAAAGTTACTGCTATTGTGGAACAACAGGCGGATATTTACATTTCCCTTTCTGGTAAGTCTGCCCCTAAAGATTGGGATATGGCTGCACCTGAACTAATTTTAACAGAAGCTGGTGGTAAATTTACGCACTTTGACGGTAAGCCACTAGAGTATAACACTGGTGATATCAATCAATGGGGTGGTTTGCTGGCTAGTAGTTCTCAAGATCATGAAATATTGTGTCAGAAAGCAGAGCAAACTCTAGCTGAGTTTGTGGCTAAATGA